Proteins encoded together in one Triticum dicoccoides isolate Atlit2015 ecotype Zavitan chromosome 7B, WEW_v2.0, whole genome shotgun sequence window:
- the LOC119338374 gene encoding uncharacterized protein At2g27730, mitochondrial-like: MAMRCALTSLPARLRSPAVVASGTRRLLSDGKGRVLSEEERAKENVYIQKMERERREKLKKKLEQEKDAADKAKSGADGKKAEGTN, encoded by the exons ATGGCGATGAGATGCGCACTGACCTCCCTCCCCGCGCGCCTCCGGTCCCCGGCGGTGGTGGCCAGCGGGACCCGGCGTCTTCTGAGTGACGGGAAGGGGCGCGTGCTCAGCGAGGAGGAGCGCGCCAAGGAGAACGTCTACATCCAG AAGATGGAGAGGGAGAGGCGGGAGAAGCTCAAGAAAAAGCTCGAACAGGAGAAGGATGCGGCCGACAAGGCTAAGTCCGGCGCCGACGGCAAG AAGGCCGAGGGAACTAACTAG